A DNA window from Hemibagrus wyckioides isolate EC202008001 linkage group LG11, SWU_Hwy_1.0, whole genome shotgun sequence contains the following coding sequences:
- the zgc:152986 gene encoding dnaJ homolog subfamily B member 9, with amino-acid sequence MAQAVSVSVLLLSCVCVCVCLTDYYSVLGVPRSASEREIKKAFHQLARKLHPDRNHSPDAHHLFTQLAQAYEVLSNRERRRIYDQHGKQDFPDDQHGSYGNSDFLAFRLHELLDLLRMEDDFTTWEDEGLGQGWSFTVWDEAEDEDGTENRKLLQCEGGAC; translated from the exons ATGGCTCAGgcagtcagtgtgagtgtcctgctgctgtcctgtgtgtgtgtatgtgtgtgtttgactgattATTACTCAGTGTTAGGAGTTCCTCGCTctgcctcagagagagagataaagaaggCTTTCCACCAGCTGGCCAGGAAGCTCCATCCGGACAGGAACCACAGCCCAGATGCTCACCACCTCTTCACACAGCTTGCACAGG CCTATGAGGTGCTGTCTAACCGAGAGAGGCGGAGAATCTACGACCAACACGGCAAGCAGGACTTCCCTGATGACCAGCATGGTTCCTATGGTAACAGCGATTTCCTGGCATTCAGGCTGCATGAGCTCTTGGACCTGCTGCGGATGGAGGACGATTTCACGACATGGGAAGATGAAGGTCTGGGTCAGGGGTGGAGCTTTACTGTGTGGGATGAagctgaggatgaggatg GGACAGAAAACCGGAAGTTGCTTCAGTGCGAGGGCGGAGCTTGTtag